TTTTGCAGGCATCGCAATGGCATTCATGCTGGCAGTGTTCGGCTCTCTCGGGGAACGTGATGTGGTTGTTGCGCTTGGTTTCCAGGTCATCGCTTTTCGCTGCCTGTATTTGCGGCCCGTTTCGAAGTTGCAGTTTTATAGTTTGATGCTTTTAGCTGCAGCGGTCGCCACCCTTGGGCAGGATTGGAAATCGTTTATAAGCTTGGATGATTCGTTTCGAGTTGATCGGGGATTCGACTTTGTAGAGACGATTCTTTACGGAGAGTTCTCCAGCGCTGGGAAAAATCTCTACAAGATTTGCTCCAAATATTGGGATGTCCGATTGGGTAGCGAGTTGTTTCTTGGCGACCTCGGTCGGGTGTTCACGTCGAGTTTTTTTGGAATAGGATCGGGAGTAAGCGGGGGAGAGTGGTTCAATAGAACTCTCCTTCAGAATGATGGGTCGGGGAAGGGCTTTGGTTTGGTTGCCGAAGGTTATCTATCATTCGGCGTTGTCGGTGTAATGGGTGCGTACTTTGTCTTGGCTGTAGCGACCTTCGCTCTTTATCGCATTTCGTACCTGGGGGTCTTTAGCCACTTTGCCTATGTGAATTTCATGATCGTGGCGATCTATTCAAGCCGTGCGGACGCTGCGTTCCTGATGTCTTTTTTCTTGAAAACCACGGTTGTCCCATTGTTGCTCCTGCATGTGCTTAAAGTCTTCTCGAATAGAGGCGCCCGGTTATCTGCCGGGGCGGGTATGGCATCTCATCGAAACCCTAGTCATGGTCGTTGAAGTGGACTTCCAAGACCTCATGAATTTAAGTGCAGGGCGCCGGTGGCGCGATGAGTAGTGATTTGTCGGGTCGGATCATTTCCGATGGCGTTTTGGTGCTTGCCCTTCGATTGTTGGGTGGTGCGCTAAGTCTCGGGGTGCAGTGGTCGATTTTGTATTGGGTGGGGGTTTCTGATTTCGGAATTTACGCTGCGATGATCGCGACCGCGGAGGTGCTGGCATCCGTACTAGTGTTTGGGCTGGACCTCACCGGGACAAGAGTGATTGGTGCCCTTGGGGACTCGGCTCCCTCGCTAGAGGCGTTGCGGTTTGTACATTTTGCAGTTCGTAAGTTTTTGGCTCGCTTTATCGCCTTGAGCGTTGTTTGTTTCGTTGGGGCTTCGCTTCCAGTTGAAATTTCCTTGGAGGAAACCTCAGTGGTTCTGCTACTGACTTTCGCGTTCGTACCAATGAAGATTTTGGTGGGTATACTGAGAGGGTCTGGAAAACTTCGCGAGGCCGTCTCCCTAATGCAATTTTCCCGGCCTGTCGCGGTCTTCGTCGCGATGCTAGTGTCTATTGCCGGTGGGGAAGCTTTCACTGGCCAGCAGGCGGCGGTGGCGGGAGCGATTGGCGTATTGCTGGGTGTACTACTTGCCTCGGGGGCGGTACCTTGGGTATGGGGGGCTGCTACTGCCATTGGACAAGATCCCACGGCACG
This region of Candidatus Binatia bacterium genomic DNA includes:
- a CDS encoding lipopolysaccharide biosynthesis protein, encoding MSSDLSGRIISDGVLVLALRLLGGALSLGVQWSILYWVGVSDFGIYAAMIATAEVLASVLVFGLDLTGTRVIGALGDSAPSLEALRFVHFAVRKFLARFIALSVVCFVGASLPVEISLEETSVVLLLTFAFVPMKILVGILRGSGKLREAVSLMQFSRPVAVFVAMLVSIAGGEAFTGQQAAVAGAIGVLLGVLLASGAVPWVWGAATAIGQDPTARQGSVRWTAIASSLGWAGVLTQLRTRADLLLVSVFLGTDQAGQYAFCRTLVSSATLPLGALNFGLARRLSKSWSDGAITEAKAMMRHTSLLSAGIGFPALVTLSVFGGCVLESMDSGVVEANSLLPIFSIGQFFSIVAGPVVLFHAMAGYEKILLRVAFVGAIGLIAIGVTLVPDLGSLGAAVAASLMMTISNVWLAVSARKLCLRAEMAPVDEPVG